A single Lactuca sativa cultivar Salinas chromosome 8, Lsat_Salinas_v11, whole genome shotgun sequence DNA region contains:
- the LOC111891168 gene encoding extracellular ribonuclease LE, whose product MKIQSNHASLLIKLSTLNFLLVFSASQDFDFFYFVQQWPGSYCDTKQSCCYPITGKPASNFGIHGLWPNRNNGSYPSDCDSSNPFDASNISDLRSEMQSEWPTLSCPSNDGLTFWSHEWDKHGTCSESVLDQHEYFATTLSLKNQINLLHALESAGIQPNGEKYSLSSIKSAIIGASGLTPWIQCNNDSSGNSQLYQIYLCVDSSASGFIECPVFPYGHCDSSIEFPSF is encoded by the exons ATGAAGATACAATCCAACCATGCCTCGCTGTTGATCAAGCTTTCAACCCTGAATTTTCTACTCGTATTCTCCGCTTCCCAAGATTTCGATTTCTTCTACTTTGTTCAACAG TGGCCAGGATCATACTGCGACACAAAACAAAGTTGCTGCTACCCGATCACCGGAAAACCAGCATCGAACTTTGGAATCCATGGACTTTGGCCTAATAGAAACAATGGCTCCTATCCTTCCGATTGCGACTCTAGCAATCCTTTCGATGCATCCAAT ATTTCAGACCTCAGGAGTGAAATGCAGTCGGAGTGGCCAACATTATCATGCCCAAGCAACGACGGGCTAACTTTTTGGAGTCACGAGTGGGACAAGCATGGGACTTGCTCGGAATCCGTACTCGATCAACATGAATATTTTGCAACGACTCTTAGCCTCAAGAACCAAATAAATCTTCTCCATGCTTTGGAAAGTGCGG GGATTCAACCAAATGGGGAAAAGTATAGTCTTAGTAGCATAAAGAGTGCGATCATAGGAGCAAGTGGTTTGACACCATGGATCCAGTGCAACAATGACTCCTCTGGTAACAGTCAATTGTACCAAATATACTTGTGTGTGGACTCGTCCGCTTCTGGCTTTATTGAATGTCCTGTCTTTCCATATGGACATTGTGATTCCTCCATCGAGTTTCCTTCGTTCTAA